From Epinephelus lanceolatus isolate andai-2023 chromosome 12, ASM4190304v1, whole genome shotgun sequence, the proteins below share one genomic window:
- the LOC144465102 gene encoding uncharacterized protein LOC144465102, whose amino-acid sequence MRVDASKATENLAWQGQQCPSLSAASQSHHPAPQRLQVPVDVIRHHPRPVLMVQSVGEHTHQHLCSAHKLSSEEQQSVGPDVVQEIQYNLLVLLGSDEAVPFIRLHSQHTEGLLP is encoded by the exons ATGAGAGTTGACGCGAGTAAAGCAACGGAGAATTTAGCG tgGCAGGGGCAGCAGTGTCCGTCCCTCAGCGCGGCCTCTCAGAGTCACCACCCTGCTCCTCAGCGTCTCCAGGTGCCTGTGGATGTCATCAGACACCACCCGCGGCCAGTCCTCATGGTTCAGTCCGTTGGAgagcacacacaccagcacctATGCAGTGCACACAAGCT GTCcagtgaagagcagcagtctgttGGTCCAGATGTGGTCCAGGAAATCCAGTATAATCTTCTGGTTCTCCTCGGCTCCGATGAAGCGGTTCCATTTATCCGTCTTCACTCGCAGCACACAGAAGGCCTGCTCCCGTAG